The sequence below is a genomic window from Hippocampus zosterae strain Florida chromosome 7, ASM2543408v3, whole genome shotgun sequence.
gtgtgtcattgaagtcatcatgGGGTGTGCTTGCTAAGTCAAAACTGGTGTGTAATTGAACCACGATGCCACCGCCTGATCTTTCAAGGTCACAGTTGTTATCTGCCAGGAGTCCCCAACAACCGCAGGCCATTTGCTACGAGGTTGCAGAGAAAGACTGAACCATTTACCATCAGAGCCTGTAGGAAGTGTTATTTTAGTAATAGTGTATTTGCTTGTGCACGTCGTAAGGAAGGAAAGCCCTCCAGCGAGCAAAAAGTagtaaaataaacatgttttggagagcttttttttaaggaggCCAAGTATTGAGAAAGAGAGCCTATAACTTCTCCAAAACAGAAGCTGTATCAAAGGAACAACATTGCCATAATGCTGAGTTGCGTTTGTTTCTATCATGTCATGTCAAAATGTCTTTGTGAAAACGGCCCGTGAGGCAAAATAACCTCAGGGCTACCGTTGTACACTACTACTCACAAAAAAGTGAGATGTTGGGGACTTTTTGGTTAAAATTTGTGTACAAAAGTAGAATGCACCGCAACTCCCTCTAAAGTTTTGAATAGACAAATCCAAGCGTTCAATGCTTTTGTATTCTCTCACGAGGGGCCAAATTTAATTAGTTTGATCCACGCATCAACCAGTATATTTCCAAGgacatctttctgtgactctttctctctctgttgcAGCTTGATAACATGGTTCCACTAAGCTCAATTCTTAGGTGTCGTCCCGGTCTCATCAGGGCAAGTGTAAGcaagactgttaaaaaaaatctaattgaaCAAAGAAATATCGGTCTTTTCATagatcaaacacaaatgatgaaaCGGAATAGTTGGACTCCAAACTTcaaaggtcaaattaagttaACCTGCAATGTCAAAGTGCTTTTGGGGTCATCCTGAAGTTTCACTTAAAACCCCAAATACATCTTGCGTGTACTGTACCATACAGTGAACCTTTGCCCGTTGGTGATTTTTGCCCCCTTTGTAATTGTTTCTGTAGAACCCAACAACTATCAGCTGAAAAATGCAGAGATGCTGCCCAAACCACCGCGCTCCTTCGGCCCGCCACACATCGTAACACGGGGCCGAGGTGTCTGCTTTCTGATCGCATGCATGTATTGAGGGGTGggatcgggttttttttttttttcaagcggcATGCTACTTTTTGTTAAATATTGCAACATGCTCGTTTTACTTTGTGATCCCACCACCTATTTGATTTCTGCATGTTGCCCAAAAAAATTTGATTGCCGATATAATCTACTTCTAGCTGTAATTATCATTGTGGATTGGTCACTTTTCCGCCCTCCCGCCCAGGTACTTATGAAATGATAAAAGTATTTAAATATTGTTGCGAAGCACaatatatgtatactgtatttgcatGGCTCATCTTGCCGCcggaaacattttttggggtgtgtgagAAAGGAAGCTCATggatgtttttatattttgtatcAAGTCAGTTGTTTGTCACCCGCTCTGGTGCCGCAGTCCTTGACTACCCGCCTCCAGAATGTGCTTCTTCCAGCGGCAAGCCCAACCTCAGCGACGTCGTCCTGATCAACCTAGCCTACGTTTCCGAAGTGGACATCATCACCGACCGCACTGAGACTCCGCCCCCTCTAGCATCGCTGAACGTCAGCAAGGTCAGTGCGACGGCTGCGCGTTTGCAAACAGGGCCACGTCGAGCGCATATAAAGAATAACTGATGCAAGTATGACTTTATCAGAATTGTCTGATAAATGAAGTGTGCGCTACGACAATGTTTTGACAGTCCTCTGAGCAGGTCACTGCCAAGTTCAGTACGGCTGAAcaattgaatcgggtgtgttggggTAGGGAGGGACCTAAATcgggcaggatatggctcttgaggaactggagttccctacccgCGGCTTAATGTCTGCTTGAGGAGACGTCTCCATAAAATGAAGTTGAGCGGCGTCCCCAAATAACCCTGCCATAGATGTACCTGGGCGCTTGTCTTTGTGCCCCGCATTTGGCCGGCGACCGGTCCAACAGTTGGACGGCATTGCATTTCAAGATGATTTAAAAGCTAATGGCTAACTGGAGCTACTGCGGTGGATGCCGTTAAAAGTAGACACCAAATGCgtcctgaattttttttttcttttccaccgtGTTCTTTCATGTCATGTTTGATGTTGTGGCTAAATGTGTGTGAATTCAGCTGAGccccaccatttttttaaatttaattttttattttttttttccagcttgccAATCGAGCAAAGACAGAAAAGGAGGACAAGCTGTCCCAAGCCTATGCAATCAGTGCCGGGGTGTCTGTTGAGGGCCAGCAGCTATTCCAGACTATTCACAAAACGTAAGCGCCATCAAATTCGATTGtgcgtcgttgttgttgttttccctccattttcttGTCAACTCCTTGCTCTCGTCTCCACTTGTGCAGCATTAAAGAGTGTAAATGGCAGGAGAAGAACATTATCGTGATGGACGATGTCGTCATCTCGCCGCCTTACCAGGTGGACAACTGCAAAGGCAAAGAGGGAAGCGCTTTAAGTCATGTACGCAAAATAGTGAGTACGCTAATCTTGATGATTACTTTGACGTGAATCGTTTATCTTGCCGTTTCGAGCAAAACAATCAATCTGGGCGGCTCCTTAAAGGGTAAACGTGTATGACTTTGAAACGTATTCTGTtcgattttaaaatatttctttgttcTTAACGGTAAAACTATTTGCAGCCACACCGGAATGAAGTCGTACTGTCGGTCTACTGTAGTATACGCCTGATTCCACATGATGTTTCTCCCTCTTTGGGAAATGTCAGTTTAAAGTTTATAATatcctaaatcaggggtgggaaAATGTTTGTTGACAGTCAatttctatatatattttttgttttgttttggatactTTAAAAGTATTagtaaaatgttttcaatgtaCAATGTTTTCAGTTGTActttaaattatttaattcacGAAATTACAGCAATATTACAGTACCGTTAATAAAAGAATAGACGGAGCAGGCCGGACATCTGTGAACTCGTATACACTGACAAGCATATGAATCCTTTGGAATTCTGGCGATTTCTGCACAAAATGCTGATAAAATGAAAACGGCGTGGGGATCGGTTGCCGAGAAGCACGGGCGGGTGCAGGACAGTAAACGAGGCAATTGTTCAGTGCCAATAGCCTCTCAATTTCCACCCTGTCCTTTTTCCCCTCTACTTTTCAGCAAAAACCTCTACTCGGACAATTGCGCCACATTTTTAcgttcgattaaaaaaaaacgatataatCTACGGTATACCGCACGCGTTTACCACAAAAACTTAGCGGCTCGTTTGTCTCTCAACTGTGTTAAAAGCCTGTATGATGTGAGCGAGAGGAAATGGGGAAGTTATGGTGACGTTGACACGGTCCCCGCCCACCCCCAAACCCCCTCATTTCCTCCTGCACAGGTGGAGAAACATTTTAGAGACGTGGAAAGTCAGAAGTCCATGCAGCGTTCACAAGCACAGCAAACACAGAAGGACTCCACTTTATCTTCTTGAGGCGCCGCCGCGGGGAGGCCGGGCGGTGGCGGCATAGGAGGATGAGGCGGTTGTAGGGATGGGGTCTCGGGTCGGGCGCCCGCCCTTCCCGCTCCTGCCGCCGCCGCAAAGCCGAGTCGGCGTTCCTTGTCCTAAGCGCAGGCGTCCTCTACGAGGCGGTGCGCTGAAGTTCCTTCCTGGATCATGaagatgacaaaaagaaaaaaaaatgcgaaagAGAGAAAGATTAAATCTTAAAATTAGACTTTATAAAGAATAATTTAATCATGACCCATAAAGCCACCATAGTTTCCTTAACTAACTCGAATCCTGCCTCCCGCTCCCCCCCCATCCCTTCCTTCCCTCCCTTCGCCTTCAGTTTCATttcagaaaagacaaaaactagCGCAGTCAGAAAGGCTTGTTagctttattttctgtcatctttttttttgtttgtttgttttggccgTCTCCCATGTTCTACTGTCtgtattttctgtattttaaaacaaaatgtgacttgAAACGCCACACTTTAAAGGACATTTTCTAAAATAAACGTAACAAAAATTCTGACTGTAAATTAGAGCCATTTTTGAAAAGCCataggtttgttttgttttttggaccaAGGTAAATTTATATCAAAACGCGGTTAGTCGTGAAGTGTCATTGTCGCGCGGGGCGCAAACGattttgaaataagaaaaatgttaatattattggtttttaaaaatgcaattgtctgGATACCAGAGATTTGAATGATATaactccaaaaaaaatgacaatcccAATTGAAGTTGGATTTAATCCAAATGACTCCATCCAGTGAATTTATAAGATCATATCATTTTAATGACAATGGAAATGTATAAAAGGAGATATTTACATCAAAAgcttgcaaagaaaaaaaaaccccagagtGTTAAGGGTGCCGTTACGGAGCATCAATCATCTCGGAGTTTCCCATTCAGACTAATTTAAGATGTAGGACTGCACCAGAAGGCTTCGGGGACAGCATGCGGACagtctttttcccccccagcggATGATCTCCTAGGCATCCGTCGCCAGGATGAGCACCGCGCCGAAGATTCCCACGTTGTGCCCGATGAGCTTCATCTGGTTCCAGAATTCCACCTTGCGCGTGTGGTGCCAGTAGGCCAGGTTGCCGTCGATGAGCAGCACGACCAGCGGCAGGGCCGTGGCGAGGATTTGTGCCGCTGTGCACACGTAGCGCCCGgacaggaaggccacagccagCGCGCCCAATGCCGCAGCCAGCAGCGTCAGCGCCACATCGCCGCCTGGTAGGTGGTTCAAGTAGGCCAGGCGGTCCTCTTTGCTGTGCTGCAACGAGTACGCCTGCAAGCACGCACCCACAGTTATCGTTTTGTCGGTCACAATGTAAAACATCCCGTCCCCCCCGCGACATGTATAACCTAATATGActttacaaaaatgaaaagggtCACGTTGCGATGGAGATCTTACCACACAGATGAGATAGACTCCCAGGAAGATTTGTCCGGTGGACTGCAGGGACCTGCTGCGAGCTTTCCGCCGGTAAACCTCTCCCGCCCCACTGGCCATAACCAGGAAGCCCCCGACGATGGCGAGCGCTCGGGAGTACATGCGCACCTGTTGAGAGGCCGCTCATTTGACCACTCAGTTTTGCCACGATTGACAGACATCCGTCGGGACGCTCACCTTGAGCCAGTCGCCGTAGTGCACCTGCTGCCCGACGTAGGATGCGTATGTGCTGACCGCAGCCTGGACGGCGGCGGCCATGGCGAACCAACGCCTCTTCACTCCAAACGACATGAAGCTGGCGCAGAGTACCGCCGCCCCCATGTCCACATACAGGTACGGCACGGGGATGTCTGGCTTCCTGTAGGTGACGATCCAAACTATGCTTAATCATATCGTTGATGAGTTTTACATCCCCCCCTTACAAATGTGATGCGCAattaaccatttttttccctctaaagACATATAGTTCAAAATGTATAGATTGTGCCAGAACAACACAATTCAATAATGTAATGGTATTCAATTAATATTAAATCTATTTAGCATGGGAGAAGAGAAAAGCGGTGAAGCAGAAGTTGCACTGGACTTGACATCAGTTTTGATGAGTAGAGCAAAGGTGTATCCCCTCTTTTCCTCAGCACCAACAAATCGTACtttagcgccatctagtggcaacTTATTGTTCCATGACGAGTGGGAAGACcagtgaatacatttttaagcGCTTAACAGgtattcccccaaaaaaatcttatgATAGGTGGATCGGTGAGtagcaaatgattttttttaagactcacAATTTTAAATAACACTGGCGATGAGGGTTTCGATTTAATTGTAAAACATTGCCGATTTGAtcagaaaattattttgaagtttttttaattgtatttggcAAAATTTAAATTCATCTACATGTTATTTTCGCTTCTTTTTTATGTTCAGGGCACAAGATGGTTGAAACTTGAGAGCTGGAGTAATAATTACACGATTCTACGTAATTACAGGTCTTCAGTGTGAGGAGGTCTCAAAGACTCAACAAACGCAAACGATATACAGTACACCCAAAACCGAATTTTGACCTCCCTACTATGGAGACCCGGAAACGATTTGATTCCAcaatcaaatactgtatacgTAAATCGTCTATAAATAAGACGTTCCATGACAATAAATGTCAGAAggggttcatttttttgttttggtttagctTTTGGCTAACTTAACCAAACATTGAGGCTTATAAAGACCtcgtatttaaatatatttatgtatattttaCCTTTTGGAGTCGGCTCGTTCAGCAAACAGCATGAGCATACAGAAGCAGTTCCAGAATCCAAAGCgggtcaaaataaaagcaccaaaCTGGCTAAGAAACCTCAACAGCTGCTTCCTATTCGGCGCCGCCATGT
It includes:
- the lsm12b gene encoding protein LSM12 homolog A yields the protein MAAPGPGEYFSVGSHVSCLTCLDQRLQGEVVAFDYQSKMLTLKCASSSGKPNLSDVVLINLAYVSEVDIITDRTETPPPLASLNVSKLANRAKTEKEDKLSQAYAISAGVSVEGQQLFQTIHKTIKECKWQEKNIIVMDDVVISPPYQVDNCKGKEGSALSHVRKIVEKHFRDVESQKSMQRSQAQQTQKDSTLSS
- the tmem101 gene encoding transmembrane protein 101; this translates as MAAPNRKQLLRFLSQFGAFILTRFGFWNCFCMLMLFAERADSKRKPDIPVPYLYVDMGAAVLCASFMSFGVKRRWFAMAAAVQAAVSTYASYVGQQVHYGDWLKVRMYSRALAIVGGFLVMASGAGEVYRRKARSRSLQSTGQIFLGVYLICVAYSLQHSKEDRLAYLNHLPGGDVALTLLAAALGALAVAFLSGRYVCTAAQILATALPLVVLLIDGNLAYWHHTRKVEFWNQMKLIGHNVGIFGAVLILATDA